The Sulfurimonas crateris region CTTTTGAGATCTCGCCCAAAGAGTTCAGTACAATATCTTCACCGCTTTGCGTAAGGCAGACAAGCATACATCTCTTGTCGTTTTCATCCTCTTTTCTGTAAATAAAACCTTTAGACTCAAGCTTTTTTAAAACCTTGGTCATACCGCCCGATGAGAAGATGGTCAGGTCGTAAAGCTGTGTCGGAGAGAGTATTTTTCCGTGTGTAAAGAGCGAGGCTAAAACATCGACTTCGGAGTTTAGGAGATCAAACTTCTCTTTTAAAAAACTCTCTGCATGTGTAAAGATTGTCTTTTGGATGAGTGCTATTGGAAAGGTCATTAAAAAAACTTCAGGAAGCTCCCCGCCGCTTACTTTGCCGTAAAAATTAGTTATAAGATCCGTATGCACTCTATTTTTTTTCATGGCAGAATTATAGCCAAAAATATATCTTTCTGGCAAGACATATTTAAGAGTTTATGTGATACCATTTCGCATTATTAGATAAAGGAGAGTAAGTGAGATTTTTATTTCCTATGCTCTACATCCCGATTTTTCTATACTCATATACGCTTGATGAGCTTATAGAGTTATCGCATAAAAACAGGGTTGTCGAGTCTGCTACGCATTCACTTGGTGCAAAAGAGAAAGCTTATGAGAGCTCCAAGAGTTCGTACCTGCCGACATTAGAGCTTGGTGCAACATATCAAAACGTTTATGAAGAGACTGCTGCATTGGCGGAAAATTCACTAAGAGTCCAAGCTAGTTTGAAGTACACGCTTTATGACGGCGGTAAAAAAGGGAGTCTTTATAGCCAGTTAGAATCAAGCATAGATGCTAGCAAACAAAATGTAGAGGCTACTAAAAATAACATATCTCTTGATGTGGCAAGGCTCTACTTTGGGTACCTCTCGCTAGAATCCGACAAAGATGCTACAAACCAAGAGATAGAACAGCTAAAGGCGGAGTTTAAACGACTCGACCTCTTTTACAAATCAGGCTCTGCGACAAAAGATGAGGTTGCAAAGATTGACTCCAGACTTAAAAACTCAATGGTTATGCTAAACGAGATAGAGCTGGAATCACAGAGGATACTGCACACTCTTGAGTACTACACGACACAAAAGATCCAAAAGATAGATGATGGCTCAGTAGTCACACTAAATGAGCAGGAGAGAGTTGCTAGAGCCGATATTGAATCACTTGAGTATGAAGCACTCTCTGTTTTGCATGAAGCCGAGACAAAAAAGAGCGAGAATCTGCCAAAGGTCTATTTTGACAATACGCTGAGTTACAGCGACTACTATTTTGAGGACAAGAGCCTAGAGGGCAGTTTCTTGGTAGATACTCAAAATATAGCTATGCTAAACGTCACTTGGAACGTCTTTGACTTTGGCGCAAGAAGCAAAAATTATGAATCAAAATATTATGAGTATCTTAGTAAAAAGTCCACGCTTGAGCATGAGAAGCATAGAGCAGATGTTGAGTATAGATTTGCAAAAAAGGCGCTTGAAATTGCAAAACTAAAAGTTGACGCAACCAAAGCAACGCTGGATGCAGCATCTTCTACTTATGAGCTTGTAAAGTTTAAGTACCAAAACGGAACTATAGATAATGTAGCGTATCTCGAATCAATGAGCGAGAAGTATGATGCCGCTAGAGGTTATGAAAGAGCGCTTTTGGATCTGGAAGTGAAAAAAGCGGAGCTGATCTACTACAGCGGAAAAGATGTAAAGGAGTTTTTATAGATGAAAAATTTAGTATTGTCGCTTGTGGCGGTCTCACTGCTGTTTGTGGGGTGTAGTGATGAAGAGGGTGCTGTTTCAAGCCAGCCGCAGATGGCACAGATGCCGCCGCTGAGCGTAAAAGCCCAAGTCGTAAAATATGAGAAGGTTGATTTTACCAAAAGTTACTCGGCAGTTTTAAAACCCTTCAAAGAGGTTGAGATCGTTGCTAGAATAAACGGAGTTTTAGAAAAAGAGAACTTTATAGAGGGCTCGTTTGTCAAAGAGGGCGATGTCATCTATGAGATACAAAAAGGGGAGTACAAAGCTGCGCTCGATGAGACAAAAGCGACACTCCTAAAAGCAGAAGCGAACTTTAACAAAGCTTCAAAAGATTGGAGCAGAGCCGAGTATCTATTTAAAAACAGCGCGATAAGCGAGCAGCAAAGAGATGAGCTTTTATATGCTTATGATAATGCAAAAGCTGAAGTGCAAAAGGCGGAAGCAGCAGTTGCAAACGCAGAGCTGAAATATAGCTATACGACCATAAAAGCACCGATAAGCGGTGTAATAGGCATAAGCAGTAGTGATGAGGGAAGTTACATAAACGTAGATGCTCCAAGTGCAAATCTCACGACCATAACATCATTGGATTCTATATATGCAGAGTTCTCCGTGCCTAGCAGCGATGTTTACAAGTACTCTTCACAAATAAAAAACTCCGTACCCGTATCTCTTGTGCTAGGTTCAAAAACATACAGCGGCAGAGTTGATTATGTGGCTCCAAAGCTTGATATGCAGACCGATACACTTGGGCTTAGAGCAGTTTTTAAAAATCCAAACAGAGAGCTTGTGGTAGGCTCTTACGTTGAGGTCGGAATGGATGGGTTTAGTTATGACAATGTCGTGAAGATCCCGCAAAATGCCCTGATAAAAACTCCAGAAGCGGTAATGGTATATGTTGCCAAAGATGGCGTGGTATCTATGCGCCCGGTTGAGGTTTTACAGGTAATGGACGGTGTTGCACTGATCTCTAAGGGACTTAGTGAGCAAGAGAGCGTTGTCGTGAGCAATATTGCAAAGCTGAGACCAAACTCAAAAGTGGCTATCATGGACGGTAAATAAGATGTTTTCTGCTTTTTTTATAAAAAGACCCATATTCGCATCCGTAATAGCGATAATCATCGTTCTTGCGGGAACGATCTCTATGATGGGACTTCCGGTAGGTGAATATCCAAGGGTCGTTCCGC contains the following coding sequences:
- a CDS encoding MarR family winged helix-turn-helix transcriptional regulator gives rise to the protein MKKNRVHTDLITNFYGKVSGGELPEVFLMTFPIALIQKTIFTHAESFLKEKFDLLNSEVDVLASLFTHGKILSPTQLYDLTIFSSGGMTKVLKKLESKGFIYRKEDENDKRCMLVCLTQSGEDIVLNSLGEISKECSKYFEAFSEEERVLFSSLLKKVLLNINSVK
- a CDS encoding TolC family protein; amino-acid sequence: MRFLFPMLYIPIFLYSYTLDELIELSHKNRVVESATHSLGAKEKAYESSKSSYLPTLELGATYQNVYEETAALAENSLRVQASLKYTLYDGGKKGSLYSQLESSIDASKQNVEATKNNISLDVARLYFGYLSLESDKDATNQEIEQLKAEFKRLDLFYKSGSATKDEVAKIDSRLKNSMVMLNEIELESQRILHTLEYYTTQKIQKIDDGSVVTLNEQERVARADIESLEYEALSVLHEAETKKSENLPKVYFDNTLSYSDYYFEDKSLEGSFLVDTQNIAMLNVTWNVFDFGARSKNYESKYYEYLSKKSTLEHEKHRADVEYRFAKKALEIAKLKVDATKATLDAASSTYELVKFKYQNGTIDNVAYLESMSEKYDAARGYERALLDLEVKKAELIYYSGKDVKEFL
- a CDS encoding efflux RND transporter periplasmic adaptor subunit: MKNLVLSLVAVSLLFVGCSDEEGAVSSQPQMAQMPPLSVKAQVVKYEKVDFTKSYSAVLKPFKEVEIVARINGVLEKENFIEGSFVKEGDVIYEIQKGEYKAALDETKATLLKAEANFNKASKDWSRAEYLFKNSAISEQQRDELLYAYDNAKAEVQKAEAAVANAELKYSYTTIKAPISGVIGISSSDEGSYINVDAPSANLTTITSLDSIYAEFSVPSSDVYKYSSQIKNSVPVSLVLGSKTYSGRVDYVAPKLDMQTDTLGLRAVFKNPNRELVVGSYVEVGMDGFSYDNVVKIPQNALIKTPEAVMVYVAKDGVVSMRPVEVLQVMDGVALISKGLSEQESVVVSNIAKLRPNSKVAIMDGK